A genome region from Myripristis murdjan chromosome 16, fMyrMur1.1, whole genome shotgun sequence includes the following:
- the ndufa3 gene encoding NADH dehydrogenase [ubiquinone] 1 alpha subcomplex subunit 3, with translation MGEGITRQSLTPTFPISPGRVGTTENNMAGFGAFLKNAWNKEPVIVASCALGLLGTALPFISPLSKYTGMINAAVPYNYPVPMRDDGNMPDVPAHPCEAKGQSLEWLKKL, from the exons ATGGGCGAAGGAATAACACGTCAGTCTCTAAcgcctacatttcccatcagccccggcCGAGTCGGAActacagaaaacaacatggcGG GGTTCGGAGCCTTTCTGAAAAATGCGTGGAACAAGGAGCCGGTTATCGTGGCCTCCTGTGCGCTTGGTCTGCtag GTACCGCTTTACCATTTATCAGCCCCCTCTCCAAGTACACGGGCATGATAAACGCAGCTGTGCCATATAACTACCCAG ttCCAATGCGAGATGATGGAAACATGCCCGACGTCCCCGCTCATCCATGTGAGGCAAAAGGACAGAGCCTCGAATGGCTTAAGAAGCTGTGA
- the LOC115373332 gene encoding neuronal pentraxin-2 yields MNMGITFASPGIKLFEPKPSSLLLSAELWTESMRNSQSLHLSTSLIRLVFFILSLPLCPASATSGSDHNYVTHPRFVCTPIPVDADPACFPPTGPGMGGSGPSGPGHQSTLGGPPSGWWGVTDEAKATILHLRESLVQQKETILDQRETIRELTAKLTLCEGFGQGMTAHDDQHGTASRPRHGGAASPHMYTDTGRHSNQQGHHGNSNLIPDSPHYPSMGGHRSDGGHSNSNQVKDKHITPGDITSSPEQMERMLQALKKRLDNLQKRNTSTSYSSSLTELLQRNINTLEQQLHHHTAALSSPDHHDDQSSPDDHHNDTHPKDHDGSLDGHDDGHHSNGNHSDNHGGANDDDDHHDAEPDHDGSLDVDHHGNEADSQGYLLRTGYRPPGSYSGFHPNKLDTLLSQLHFTGSSGKKTKSPEAFQIGFPMRTNYMYGRVKTTLLHEIFALTLCLWIKAGVGPGMGTPFSYSVPGQANELVLIEWGNNPMELLIDDKAVTLPLSLSDGKWHHMCVTWSTRDGQWEVFQDGVQRGSGENLSAWHPVRPGGVFILGQEQDALGGRFDATQSFVGEISDLNMWSHVLPARDIYSLSSCSSHLNGDVIAWSETEVELHGGVTKYPFDPCS; encoded by the exons ATGAACATGGGCATAACCTTCGCTTCCCCTGGCATAAAACTTTTTGAACCGAAGCCAAGCTCTTTACTCTTATCGGCTGAACTGTGGACAGAAAGCATGAGGAACTCTCAGTCTCTACACCTGTCTACCTCGCTTATCCGTCTTGTGTTCTTTATACTTTCACTCCCCCTCTGCCCTGCGTCTGCCACTTCAGGGTCTGACCATAACTACGTCACCCACCCACGCTTTGTGTGCACCCCTATCCCAGTCGACGCAGACCCTGCCTGCTTCCCCCCTACAGGGCCAGGTATGGGGGGGTCAGGGCCCAGCGGACCAGGGCATCAAAGCACACTAGGGGGCCCTCCCTCTGGCTGGTGGGGGGTGACCGATGAGGCCAAAGCCACCATCCTTCACCTTAGGGAGAGCCTTGTCCAGCAGAAAGAGACAATCCTCGACCAGAGGGAGACCATCAGAGAGCTGACAGCCAAGCTCACCCTGTGTGAGGGCTTTGGACAGGGCATGACGGCTCACGATGACCAACATGGTACAGCTTCACGCCCCCGTCACGGAGGGGCGGCCAGTCCTCACATGTACACTGACACTGGGCGCCATAGCAACCAGCAgggtcaccatggaaacagcaaCCTCATACCGGACTCGCCACACTACCCCTCCATGGGGGGGCACCGGTCAGACGGAGGGCATAGCAACAGCAACCAAGTGAAGGACAAACACATAACGCCAGGGGATATAACATCATCACCAGAGCAGATGGAGAGGATGCTGCAGGCGCTGAAGAAGAGGCTGGACAACctgcag AAGAGGAACACATCCACCAGCTACTCCAGCTCTCTGAcggagctgctgcagaggaaCATCAACActctggagcagcagctgcaccaTCACACCGCAGCCCTCAGCAGCCCGGACCACCATGACGACCAGAGCAGTCCTGACGACCACCACAACGACACACACCCAAAGGACCACGATGGAAGCCTTGACGGACATGATGATGGCCATCACAGCAATGGAAACCACAGCGACAATCACGGTGGTGCCAATGATGATGACGACCACCACGATGCTGAGCCTGACCATGATGGCAGTCTTGATGTTGATCACCATGGTAACGAAGCAGATAGTCAGGGTTACCTTCTACGCACAGGATACCGACCGCCAGGGTCCTATTCAGGGTTCCACCCAAATAAACTGGACACATTGCTGAGTCAGCTGCACTTCACAG GTTCCAGTGGAAAGAAAACCAAAAGTCCTGAGGCCTTCCAGATTGGCTTCCCCATGAGGACCAACTACATGTACGGGAGGGTAAAGACGACCCTGCTTCATGAGATCTTTGCCCTGACCTTGTGTCTCTGGATCAAAGCGGGCGTGGGGCCTGGCATGGGGACTCCGTTCTCTTACTCTGTACCCGGACAGGCCAATGAACTGGTGCTTATCGAGTGGGGGAACAACCCCATGGAGCTGCTGATAGATGacaag GCGGTGACCCTGCCCCTGTCTCTGAGCGATGGAAAGTGGCACCACATGTGTGTGACGTGGTCAACACGGGACGGTCAGTGGGAGGTCTTCCAGGATGGGGTGCAGAGGGGGTCTGGGGAGAACCTGTCGGCCTGGCATCCCGTCAGACCTGGAGGGGTCTTCATCCTGGGACAGGAGCAG GACGCCCTGGGAGGTCGTTTTGATGCGACGCAGTCATTTGTGGGCGAGATCTCAGATCTGAACATGTGGTCTCATGTCCTTCCCGCCAGGGACATCTACAGCTTGTCGTCCTGCAGCAGTCACCTCAATGGTGATGTCATTGCGTGGTCTGAGACAGAGGTGGAGCTGCATGGAGGGGTCACAAAGTACCCCTTTGACCCGTGTAGCTAA
- the LOC115373953 gene encoding brain-specific angiogenesis inhibitor 1-associated protein 2 isoform X3, which produces MSRTEEVNKMTENVYKGILDQFNPSLKNFVTMGKNYEKALTGVTVAAKGYFDALVKLGELASDSQGSKELGDTLFQMAEVHRQIQVQLEDVLKQFHSELLAQLEQKLELDIKYLTATLKKYQSERRSKSESIERCQSQLKKLRRKSQGSRHPNKYGDREMQFVELMSRRQGELDTLVAVGYRSALTEERRRYCFLVDRQCSVTKLLINYHCKVRELLSQKLSSWQQSCSQPTKLPERALNLLRHTAPQSSAAAGIAEVLRHTKLGSSQSEQGSPQTFRSSAAAGGATGGTSRGASPQHSSTPLSASASPLGESSASGSASPSTSTASTSSMPTQQSALLLATSTSNLSPCLIPSTVLSLSQLSPPSSSLQGMTLPIAHSAPHSPPLPHSAPLSRAMTPVQLLHQQVGPGGSTTSSLLHNPLLMKAAEMYATATLPLPRRPVSEMKMSGFQGSSLPRMLPLSGPVRVEAMFAHTPSSSEAGGGGGACLLHFLPGDGITLLISEARDGWHYGQNERTGRKGWFPFSYTQPHHRYLENIDSSSLFLSKASSTSTGQLDKLGSPGPAALTPESEEERSLPPQRVSTFRPRPYSMADSNQVSLRAFGKGQGLEWMGRPNRPTLSMLMQELSTDLASSPPSPTRNNPFAHIRLRKTVTNDRSAPIIE; this is translated from the exons ATGTCTCGCACTGAAGAGGTCAACAAGATGACAGAAAATGTCTACAAG GGGATTCTGGACCAGTTCAACCCCAGTCTGAAGAACTTTGTCACCATGGGGAAAAACTATGAGAAAGCCCTGACTG GCGTGACAGTGGCTGCCAAGGGCTACTTCGATGCTTTGGTGAAACTAGGCGAGTTGGCCAGTGACAGCCAGGGCTCCAAAGAACTTG GAGACACGCTGTTTCAGATGGCCGAGGTTCACAGACAGATTCAGGTGCAGCTGGAAGACGTG TTGAAGCAGTTCCATTCGGAGCTGCTGGCCCAGCTGGAGCAGAAGCTGGAGTTGGACATCAAATACCTCACA GCCACCTTGAAAAAGTACCAGAGTGAGCGGAGATCGAAGTCTGAGTCTATCGAGCGCTGCCAGTCCCAGCTGAAGAAACTCCGCAGGAAAAGCCAAGGCAGTCGTCACCCAAACAAGTATGGAGACAGGGAGATGCAG TTTGTCGAGTTGATGAGTCGTCGCCAAGGTGAGCTGGACACGCTCGTCGCCGTGGGTTACAGGTCCGCGCTAACTGAGGAGAGAAGACGATACTGCTTCCTGGTGGACCGACAGTGCTCTGTTACCAAGCTGCTGATCAACTACCACTGCAAG GTGAGAGAGCTCCTGTCCCAGAAACTGTCGTCTTGGCAGCAGTCGTGCTCCCAGCCCACCAAGCTGCCGGAGCGGGCTCTGAACCTCCTGCGTCACACGGCGCCCCAGAGCTCTGCGGCAGCCGGGATAGCCGAGGTCCTCCGCCACACCAAGCTGGGCTCCTCTCAGTCTGAGCAG GGCTCCCCGCAGACTTTCCGCTCCTCCGCCGCTGCTGGAGGGGCCACTGGTGGCACATCACGAGGAGCGTCCCCCCAACACAGCAGCACTCCTCTCAGTGCGTCGGCCAGCCCGCTTGGCGAAAGCAGCGCCAGCGGGAGCGCCAGCCCGAGCACGTCCACCGCCTCCACCTCCAGCATGCCCACCCAGCAGAGTGCTCTCCTCCTGGCCACCAGCACCTCCAACCTGTCCCCCTGCCTCATCCCCTCCACGGTGCTGTCGCTCAGCCAGCTGTCCCCGCCCAGCAGCTCTCTGCAGGGCATGACCCTCCCCATCGCCCACAGTGCTCCTCACAGCCCCCCGCTGCCCCACAGTGCTCCTCTCTCCAGGGCCATGACGCCGGTGCAGCTACTGCACCAACAAGTCGGGCCCGGAGGAAGCACCACTTCATCGCTGTTACATAATCCCTTGCTGATGAAAGCTGCTGAGATGTATGCAACggccacgctgccgctgccaaGGCGACCTGTCAGCGAAATGAAAATGAGCGGCTTTCAGG gcTCCAGTCTCCCCAGGATGTTGCCCCTGTCTGGACCTGTCCGTGTGGAAGccatgtttgcacacacaccctcgAGCTCAGAGGCCGGCGGCGGGGGAGGTGCCTGCTTACTTCACTTCCTGCCTGGTGACGGCATCACGCTGCTCATCTCTGAGGCTAGAGACGGGTGGCACTATGGTCAGAATGAACGGACCGGACG GAAAGGCTGGTTCCCTTTCTCCTACACTCAGCCGCACCACAGATACCTAGAAAACATCGACAGCAG CTCTCTCTTCTTATCTAAGGCCAGCAGCACCAGTACCGGCCAGCTCGACAAGTTGGGGTCTCCAGGTCCGGCAGCCCTGACCCCGGAGTCGGAGGAGGAGCGCTCCCTTCCTCCCCAGAGGGTCAGCACCTTCCGCCCCCGCCCCTACAGCATGGCCGACAGCAACCAGGTCAGCCTGAGGGCTTTTGGAAAAGGTCAAGGGTTAGAGTGGATGGGCCGTCCTAACCGACCCACTCTGTCAATGCTAATGCAAGAG CTCTCCACAGATTTGGCCTCTTCACCACCCTCCCCAACCAG GAACAATCCATTTGCCCACATCCGACTCAGAAAAACTGTCACCAATGATCGCTCGGCTCCCATCATCGAGTAA
- the LOC115373953 gene encoding brain-specific angiogenesis inhibitor 1-associated protein 2 isoform X1, producing MSRTEEVNKMTENVYKGILDQFNPSLKNFVTMGKNYEKALTGVTVAAKGYFDALVKLGELASDSQGSKELGDTLFQMAEVHRQIQVQLEDVLKQFHSELLAQLEQKLELDIKYLTATLKKYQSERRSKSESIERCQSQLKKLRRKSQGSRHPNKYGDREMQFVELMSRRQGELDTLVAVGYRSALTEERRRYCFLVDRQCSVTKLLINYHCKVRELLSQKLSSWQQSCSQPTKLPERALNLLRHTAPQSSAAAGIAEVLRHTKLGSSQSEQRLSVQEVPPLLNGDSSRSQQQRLPPSSSQSDTSVPQGSPQTFRSSAAAGGATGGTSRGASPQHSSTPLSASASPLGESSASGSASPSTSTASTSSMPTQQSALLLATSTSNLSPCLIPSTVLSLSQLSPPSSSLQGMTLPIAHSAPHSPPLPHSAPLSRAMTPVQLLHQQVGPGGSTTSSLLHNPLLMKAAEMYATATLPLPRRPVSEMKMSGFQGSSLPRMLPLSGPVRVEAMFAHTPSSSEAGGGGGACLLHFLPGDGITLLISEARDGWHYGQNERTGRKGWFPFSYTQPHHRYLENIDSSSLFLSKASSTSTGQLDKLGSPGPAALTPESEEERSLPPQRVSTFRPRPYSMADSNQVSLRAFGKGQGLEWMGRPNRPTLSMLMQELSTDLASSPPSPTRNNPFAHIRLRKTVTNDRSAPIIE from the exons ATGTCTCGCACTGAAGAGGTCAACAAGATGACAGAAAATGTCTACAAG GGGATTCTGGACCAGTTCAACCCCAGTCTGAAGAACTTTGTCACCATGGGGAAAAACTATGAGAAAGCCCTGACTG GCGTGACAGTGGCTGCCAAGGGCTACTTCGATGCTTTGGTGAAACTAGGCGAGTTGGCCAGTGACAGCCAGGGCTCCAAAGAACTTG GAGACACGCTGTTTCAGATGGCCGAGGTTCACAGACAGATTCAGGTGCAGCTGGAAGACGTG TTGAAGCAGTTCCATTCGGAGCTGCTGGCCCAGCTGGAGCAGAAGCTGGAGTTGGACATCAAATACCTCACA GCCACCTTGAAAAAGTACCAGAGTGAGCGGAGATCGAAGTCTGAGTCTATCGAGCGCTGCCAGTCCCAGCTGAAGAAACTCCGCAGGAAAAGCCAAGGCAGTCGTCACCCAAACAAGTATGGAGACAGGGAGATGCAG TTTGTCGAGTTGATGAGTCGTCGCCAAGGTGAGCTGGACACGCTCGTCGCCGTGGGTTACAGGTCCGCGCTAACTGAGGAGAGAAGACGATACTGCTTCCTGGTGGACCGACAGTGCTCTGTTACCAAGCTGCTGATCAACTACCACTGCAAG GTGAGAGAGCTCCTGTCCCAGAAACTGTCGTCTTGGCAGCAGTCGTGCTCCCAGCCCACCAAGCTGCCGGAGCGGGCTCTGAACCTCCTGCGTCACACGGCGCCCCAGAGCTCTGCGGCAGCCGGGATAGCCGAGGTCCTCCGCCACACCAAGCTGGGCTCCTCTCAGTCTGAGCAG cGGCTCTCTGTTCAAGAAGTGCCTCCTCTGTTGAACGGAGACTCCAGCCGCTCCCAACAGCAGCGCttgcccccctcctcttcccagAGTGACACCTCTGTGCCCCAGGGCTCCCCGCAGACTTTCCGCTCCTCCGCCGCTGCTGGAGGGGCCACTGGTGGCACATCACGAGGAGCGTCCCCCCAACACAGCAGCACTCCTCTCAGTGCGTCGGCCAGCCCGCTTGGCGAAAGCAGCGCCAGCGGGAGCGCCAGCCCGAGCACGTCCACCGCCTCCACCTCCAGCATGCCCACCCAGCAGAGTGCTCTCCTCCTGGCCACCAGCACCTCCAACCTGTCCCCCTGCCTCATCCCCTCCACGGTGCTGTCGCTCAGCCAGCTGTCCCCGCCCAGCAGCTCTCTGCAGGGCATGACCCTCCCCATCGCCCACAGTGCTCCTCACAGCCCCCCGCTGCCCCACAGTGCTCCTCTCTCCAGGGCCATGACGCCGGTGCAGCTACTGCACCAACAAGTCGGGCCCGGAGGAAGCACCACTTCATCGCTGTTACATAATCCCTTGCTGATGAAAGCTGCTGAGATGTATGCAACggccacgctgccgctgccaaGGCGACCTGTCAGCGAAATGAAAATGAGCGGCTTTCAGG gcTCCAGTCTCCCCAGGATGTTGCCCCTGTCTGGACCTGTCCGTGTGGAAGccatgtttgcacacacaccctcgAGCTCAGAGGCCGGCGGCGGGGGAGGTGCCTGCTTACTTCACTTCCTGCCTGGTGACGGCATCACGCTGCTCATCTCTGAGGCTAGAGACGGGTGGCACTATGGTCAGAATGAACGGACCGGACG GAAAGGCTGGTTCCCTTTCTCCTACACTCAGCCGCACCACAGATACCTAGAAAACATCGACAGCAG CTCTCTCTTCTTATCTAAGGCCAGCAGCACCAGTACCGGCCAGCTCGACAAGTTGGGGTCTCCAGGTCCGGCAGCCCTGACCCCGGAGTCGGAGGAGGAGCGCTCCCTTCCTCCCCAGAGGGTCAGCACCTTCCGCCCCCGCCCCTACAGCATGGCCGACAGCAACCAGGTCAGCCTGAGGGCTTTTGGAAAAGGTCAAGGGTTAGAGTGGATGGGCCGTCCTAACCGACCCACTCTGTCAATGCTAATGCAAGAG CTCTCCACAGATTTGGCCTCTTCACCACCCTCCCCAACCAG GAACAATCCATTTGCCCACATCCGACTCAGAAAAACTGTCACCAATGATCGCTCGGCTCCCATCATCGAGTAA
- the LOC115373953 gene encoding brain-specific angiogenesis inhibitor 1-associated protein 2 isoform X2, whose translation MSRTEEVNKMTENVYKGILDQFNPSLKNFVTMGKNYEKALTGVTVAAKGYFDALVKLGELASDSQGSKELGDTLFQMAEVHRQIQVQLEDVLKQFHSELLAQLEQKLELDIKYLTATLKKYQSERRSKSESIERCQSQLKKLRRKSQGSRHPNKYGDREMQFVELMSRRQGELDTLVAVGYRSALTEERRRYCFLVDRQCSVTKLLINYHCKVRELLSQKLSSWQQSCSQPTKLPERALNLLRHTAPQSSAAAGIAEVLRHTKLGSSQSEQRLSVQEVPPLLNGDSSRSQQQRLPPSSSQSDTSVPQGSPQTFRSSAAAGGATGGTSRGASPQHSSTPLSASASPLGESSASGSASPSTSTASTSSMPTQQSALLLATSTSNLSPCLIPSTVLSLSQLSPPSSSLQGMTLPIAHSAPHSPPLPHSAPLSRAMTPVQLLHQQVGPGGSTTSSLLHNPLLMKAAEMYATATLPLPRRPVSEMKMSGFQGSSLPRMLPLSGPVRVEAMFAHTPSSSEAGGGGGACLLHFLPGDGITLLISEARDGWHYGQNERTGRKGWFPFSYTQPHHRYLENIDSSSLFLSKASSTSTGQLDKLGSPGPAALTPESEEERSLPPQRVSTFRPRPYSMADSNQLSTDLASSPPSPTRNNPFAHIRLRKTVTNDRSAPIIE comes from the exons ATGTCTCGCACTGAAGAGGTCAACAAGATGACAGAAAATGTCTACAAG GGGATTCTGGACCAGTTCAACCCCAGTCTGAAGAACTTTGTCACCATGGGGAAAAACTATGAGAAAGCCCTGACTG GCGTGACAGTGGCTGCCAAGGGCTACTTCGATGCTTTGGTGAAACTAGGCGAGTTGGCCAGTGACAGCCAGGGCTCCAAAGAACTTG GAGACACGCTGTTTCAGATGGCCGAGGTTCACAGACAGATTCAGGTGCAGCTGGAAGACGTG TTGAAGCAGTTCCATTCGGAGCTGCTGGCCCAGCTGGAGCAGAAGCTGGAGTTGGACATCAAATACCTCACA GCCACCTTGAAAAAGTACCAGAGTGAGCGGAGATCGAAGTCTGAGTCTATCGAGCGCTGCCAGTCCCAGCTGAAGAAACTCCGCAGGAAAAGCCAAGGCAGTCGTCACCCAAACAAGTATGGAGACAGGGAGATGCAG TTTGTCGAGTTGATGAGTCGTCGCCAAGGTGAGCTGGACACGCTCGTCGCCGTGGGTTACAGGTCCGCGCTAACTGAGGAGAGAAGACGATACTGCTTCCTGGTGGACCGACAGTGCTCTGTTACCAAGCTGCTGATCAACTACCACTGCAAG GTGAGAGAGCTCCTGTCCCAGAAACTGTCGTCTTGGCAGCAGTCGTGCTCCCAGCCCACCAAGCTGCCGGAGCGGGCTCTGAACCTCCTGCGTCACACGGCGCCCCAGAGCTCTGCGGCAGCCGGGATAGCCGAGGTCCTCCGCCACACCAAGCTGGGCTCCTCTCAGTCTGAGCAG cGGCTCTCTGTTCAAGAAGTGCCTCCTCTGTTGAACGGAGACTCCAGCCGCTCCCAACAGCAGCGCttgcccccctcctcttcccagAGTGACACCTCTGTGCCCCAGGGCTCCCCGCAGACTTTCCGCTCCTCCGCCGCTGCTGGAGGGGCCACTGGTGGCACATCACGAGGAGCGTCCCCCCAACACAGCAGCACTCCTCTCAGTGCGTCGGCCAGCCCGCTTGGCGAAAGCAGCGCCAGCGGGAGCGCCAGCCCGAGCACGTCCACCGCCTCCACCTCCAGCATGCCCACCCAGCAGAGTGCTCTCCTCCTGGCCACCAGCACCTCCAACCTGTCCCCCTGCCTCATCCCCTCCACGGTGCTGTCGCTCAGCCAGCTGTCCCCGCCCAGCAGCTCTCTGCAGGGCATGACCCTCCCCATCGCCCACAGTGCTCCTCACAGCCCCCCGCTGCCCCACAGTGCTCCTCTCTCCAGGGCCATGACGCCGGTGCAGCTACTGCACCAACAAGTCGGGCCCGGAGGAAGCACCACTTCATCGCTGTTACATAATCCCTTGCTGATGAAAGCTGCTGAGATGTATGCAACggccacgctgccgctgccaaGGCGACCTGTCAGCGAAATGAAAATGAGCGGCTTTCAGG gcTCCAGTCTCCCCAGGATGTTGCCCCTGTCTGGACCTGTCCGTGTGGAAGccatgtttgcacacacaccctcgAGCTCAGAGGCCGGCGGCGGGGGAGGTGCCTGCTTACTTCACTTCCTGCCTGGTGACGGCATCACGCTGCTCATCTCTGAGGCTAGAGACGGGTGGCACTATGGTCAGAATGAACGGACCGGACG GAAAGGCTGGTTCCCTTTCTCCTACACTCAGCCGCACCACAGATACCTAGAAAACATCGACAGCAG CTCTCTCTTCTTATCTAAGGCCAGCAGCACCAGTACCGGCCAGCTCGACAAGTTGGGGTCTCCAGGTCCGGCAGCCCTGACCCCGGAGTCGGAGGAGGAGCGCTCCCTTCCTCCCCAGAGGGTCAGCACCTTCCGCCCCCGCCCCTACAGCATGGCCGACAGCAACCAG CTCTCCACAGATTTGGCCTCTTCACCACCCTCCCCAACCAG GAACAATCCATTTGCCCACATCCGACTCAGAAAAACTGTCACCAATGATCGCTCGGCTCCCATCATCGAGTAA